A single Crateriforma conspicua DNA region contains:
- a CDS encoding MotA/TolQ/ExbB proton channel family protein, giving the protein MLERMTPWMRSAGAAALAWLVLIAYCPLVLGQDAADLEFGDAPAAEAPADAPPANDAAPDADAAGDDDSSGGSKTLLGWTYESLGPGYMGVFLLLSVALLSLFVTNLVAARRETLCPQELVDGFEEKLNNKEFQAAYDLARTDESVLGQVLSAGLAKLSRGYNKAIEGMQEVGEEESMKLEHRLSYMALIGNLSPMIGLLGTVQGMISAFQTIAIGGSTPKPAELAGGISTALFTTLVGLAVAIPAIAAYNVLRNRVARLLLEVGVTSENLMSRFEDWKPQTNTAK; this is encoded by the coding sequence ATGCTTGAACGAATGACACCTTGGATGCGATCGGCCGGTGCGGCCGCTTTGGCTTGGCTGGTCCTGATCGCGTATTGCCCCTTGGTCTTGGGCCAGGACGCCGCCGACTTGGAATTCGGCGATGCACCGGCTGCGGAGGCTCCGGCAGACGCACCGCCGGCGAACGACGCCGCCCCCGACGCCGATGCGGCAGGCGACGACGATTCATCTGGCGGCAGCAAAACCCTGTTGGGCTGGACCTACGAATCGCTGGGGCCGGGTTACATGGGCGTCTTTCTGTTATTGTCGGTTGCCCTGTTGTCATTGTTCGTCACCAATCTGGTCGCCGCACGGCGGGAAACCTTGTGCCCGCAAGAACTGGTCGACGGTTTCGAAGAAAAGCTGAACAACAAAGAATTCCAGGCGGCGTACGATTTGGCACGCACCGACGAATCCGTCTTGGGACAAGTCTTGTCCGCCGGCCTGGCCAAACTGTCACGTGGGTACAACAAAGCCATCGAAGGCATGCAGGAAGTCGGCGAAGAAGAAAGCATGAAGCTGGAACATCGCCTGAGTTACATGGCGTTGATCGGCAACCTGAGCCCCATGATTGGACTGTTGGGAACCGTCCAAGGGATGATCAGTGCTTTCCAAACGATTGCGATCGGTGGATCCACACCGAAGCCGGCTGAATTGGCCGGCGGGATTTCCACGGCACTGTTCACGACACTGGTCGGACTGGCCGTCGCGATTCCCGCGATTGCTGCTTACAACGTGCTACGCAACCGAGTGGCCCGATTGCTGTTGGAAGTCGGCGTGACCAGTGAAAACTTGATGAGCCGTTTTGAAGATTGGAAACCCCAAACCAATACGGCGAAGTAA
- a CDS encoding endo-1,4-beta-xylanase, translating into MGQIHFEVPSSAQSLFDQTRWSEAYICGIEGIPWQCQVKYQAPRLTISRAIHSSGKLHLVCPVGDLGPRTLSTCSLRESQEPYSLFVELARGCCYRAQNQADIWRRAGLTLDKQFDQLVRQGVQRFLDSVRDRDRKGSPPEAALEAIEFFERAIDRLGESYTTQSIAFRKRQEPRIGTMVAASVLPPGPTSETSRDAFKQTFNAAMVRLNWGDIENDHGRYDFDAAKQSIDWCIGSGLRVVGGPLIDFRTRLMPHWLYVLEDNFETLLTAIIQFAEQTVKQLKGKVHLWNCASGLNTQGPIRLDDEQAMRIAVGILQTVRRLDPGTPAIMSFDQPFGEYLSRERNGISPLHFADALARSGLGMAGLGLDLRYHYRDDHTDPRSVVDFSLMLDRWSTLGLPLMVHLGVPGGSGIDPNATAPSDTNLPGETGTDGGTQQSEIAVPLLKTLLAKHCVHAIVWDGWSDAEPHVNSHSGLLDVGGKPRPVLSFLQQLRQDYLC; encoded by the coding sequence ATGGGGCAAATTCACTTCGAAGTCCCATCTTCGGCGCAATCACTATTTGACCAAACACGCTGGTCAGAAGCGTACATATGTGGCATCGAGGGAATTCCCTGGCAGTGCCAGGTGAAGTATCAGGCGCCGCGGCTGACGATCAGCCGTGCGATCCATTCCTCCGGCAAATTGCATTTGGTCTGTCCGGTCGGCGATCTAGGGCCCCGCACGCTTAGCACCTGTAGCTTACGCGAGTCCCAGGAACCGTATTCTCTGTTCGTCGAATTGGCCCGCGGTTGTTGTTACCGTGCTCAGAACCAAGCGGACATCTGGCGACGCGCGGGCCTGACACTGGACAAACAGTTCGACCAACTGGTCCGCCAGGGTGTTCAGCGTTTCCTGGATTCGGTGCGTGATCGCGATCGCAAAGGCTCGCCGCCCGAAGCCGCCTTGGAAGCGATCGAGTTTTTCGAGCGAGCCATCGACCGGCTGGGCGAAAGCTACACCACACAATCGATCGCGTTTCGCAAACGCCAGGAGCCTCGGATCGGAACGATGGTCGCCGCGTCGGTTCTGCCCCCGGGCCCGACATCCGAAACGTCTCGCGATGCGTTCAAGCAGACGTTCAACGCCGCGATGGTGCGGCTGAATTGGGGTGACATCGAAAACGACCACGGCCGCTACGATTTTGATGCGGCCAAACAGAGTATCGACTGGTGTATCGGAAGCGGCCTGCGAGTGGTCGGTGGTCCTCTGATCGACTTCCGAACCCGCTTGATGCCACACTGGCTGTACGTGTTGGAAGACAACTTTGAAACCTTATTGACCGCGATCATCCAGTTCGCCGAACAGACGGTAAAGCAACTCAAAGGCAAGGTTCATCTTTGGAATTGTGCCAGCGGGCTGAACACCCAGGGGCCAATCCGCTTGGACGATGAACAGGCGATGCGGATCGCGGTCGGCATTCTGCAGACGGTCCGTCGCTTGGATCCCGGCACACCGGCGATCATGAGTTTCGACCAGCCGTTTGGTGAATATCTTTCACGCGAACGCAACGGAATTTCTCCGCTGCACTTTGCGGACGCTTTGGCCCGCAGCGGTTTGGGAATGGCCGGGCTGGGATTGGATCTGCGGTACCACTATCGCGATGATCACACCGACCCACGCTCGGTCGTCGATTTCAGCCTGATGCTTGACAGGTGGTCGACCCTCGGGCTGCCATTGATGGTGCACTTGGGTGTACCGGGCGGCAGCGGAATTGACCCCAACGCGACGGCCCCAAGCGATACAAACCTTCCCGGCGAAACGGGGACCGACGGCGGCACCCAGCAGTCGGAAATCGCCGTTCCGTTGCTGAAAACACTGTTGGCCAAACACTGCGTGCACGCAATCGTCTGGGACGGCTGGTCCGATGCCGAACCGCACGTCAACAGCCACAGTGGATTGTTGGATGTCGGTGGTAAACCGCGTCCCGTGCTCAGTTTCCTGCAGCAACTACGCCAGGACTATCTTTGCTGA
- a CDS encoding tetratricopeptide repeat protein, with translation MAIVAIHLGWSPAVTAGEPSQRFLDALRQAGYFDMATAYLDRIDRYPGIDPQWRQSIDLERAQVFVDSALSARQADEQENAFRLAEEQLQAFIKKYPDHSRTSEARLQLGRLQLVRAGQLLAADPTPQQREQARSIYQDAAVTFDTITENLRDTLRDMRGQKIDAAKEPEKVAQRDRFRYEFLQAQLSSGDARLSAAKTYDDPSKQGSKLLERAESQFSELMDKYGDYVPGALAAVSRGQVQQVAGKFEAAKASYLEMLEQPEADPLREGKIKAITGLLQIATDESSTDFPVVLDRAKRIADSLRPNEVELPAVQDFRLALADAHLSKSKDESINATIRKRHVTDARRLLLAAEKVAGTHQAAVKERLAEIGIERSEIADVEIDTPASIDDAVLATRQILDQVETLSDEVQKLTAAKAPEDQIRNVQKALTTARTKGIEMLTQGLGLVDQSTDLNLVNDARQYLTYLLLQERRYRETAVVGSFTAYAAPGTEIGKTCGLWALSALQQLLVESGDDINDGLASQVRILGSYLTKTWPGDPQTAQAQGVMIRIALRKDKWDDAETLINELPDGPEKGAMKRLAGQVFFTESSKLRRDQQTEAADAMRQRSIGMLGDGLDAIVGKLVAPEAIAASLSLAKAQLRSDAPDDAVETLRHPVHGPITTVGKVNPPTESFLTDVYATELNALVALLKQDVGNLSRRQDLFKQIDAAMTNLRQSADKSGAKDRLTNTLFTLARDLRDDIESAAPSQRDGFITAFELFLQRIGATANDPDIIQWVAQESLTLGESLMQPGEQKATGRSLKLIQTASDALNKLAEKEAKPSAALRFQRGRANRLLGNYSAALDAFQSVLSETPQMLNAQVEAALTYEQWAGSIRPALAGKAYSAAMLGGRPGDDGKNTIWGWGKISSATSRSPKFRDTFFDARYHVALCRFLMGKATNNNRVIQQAIRDVTQVHAIYPDMGGPAQKKKFNALLKRIQTAAGVPAVGLEENK, from the coding sequence GTGGCGATTGTGGCAATCCATCTGGGTTGGTCACCGGCCGTGACCGCCGGCGAACCGTCCCAACGGTTCCTGGATGCGCTGCGGCAAGCGGGCTATTTCGATATGGCCACCGCGTACCTGGACCGAATCGATCGCTATCCGGGGATCGACCCACAGTGGCGTCAATCGATCGATCTGGAACGGGCGCAAGTCTTCGTCGATTCCGCTTTGTCGGCTCGCCAAGCCGACGAACAGGAAAACGCTTTTCGCTTGGCCGAAGAACAGCTCCAGGCCTTCATCAAAAAGTATCCGGATCATTCCCGCACCTCCGAAGCAAGACTGCAGTTGGGACGTTTGCAATTGGTCCGCGCCGGGCAATTGCTGGCCGCAGACCCGACACCACAGCAACGGGAACAGGCCAGATCGATCTATCAAGACGCCGCGGTCACATTCGACACGATCACCGAAAACCTTCGCGACACCCTGCGTGACATGCGTGGGCAGAAGATCGATGCTGCCAAAGAACCCGAAAAAGTCGCCCAGCGTGATCGCTTTCGCTATGAATTTTTGCAGGCCCAACTGAGCAGCGGCGATGCCCGATTGTCGGCGGCAAAAACCTACGACGACCCGTCCAAGCAAGGCAGCAAGCTGTTGGAACGCGCTGAATCGCAGTTTTCCGAATTGATGGACAAATACGGCGACTACGTTCCGGGCGCTTTGGCCGCCGTTTCACGCGGACAAGTTCAGCAGGTTGCGGGAAAGTTCGAAGCCGCCAAGGCCAGCTATTTGGAAATGCTGGAACAGCCCGAAGCGGACCCGTTGCGCGAAGGCAAGATCAAGGCGATCACGGGATTGCTACAGATCGCGACCGATGAATCATCCACTGACTTTCCGGTCGTGCTGGATCGCGCCAAACGCATCGCCGATTCTCTGCGACCCAACGAAGTCGAACTGCCCGCGGTTCAAGACTTTCGCTTGGCCTTGGCCGACGCTCATCTTTCGAAATCAAAAGACGAGAGCATCAATGCGACCATCCGCAAGCGGCATGTCACCGATGCCCGCCGCTTGCTGCTGGCGGCGGAGAAAGTTGCCGGGACGCACCAAGCGGCCGTGAAAGAACGATTGGCCGAAATCGGAATCGAACGATCTGAAATTGCGGATGTCGAAATCGATACCCCCGCCAGCATCGATGATGCCGTGTTGGCGACACGCCAGATTTTGGACCAAGTCGAAACGTTAAGCGATGAAGTTCAAAAACTGACCGCGGCAAAGGCTCCGGAAGACCAAATCCGCAACGTACAAAAGGCCCTTACCACGGCGCGGACCAAGGGCATTGAAATGCTGACACAAGGCCTGGGCTTGGTGGACCAGTCGACCGACCTAAACTTGGTCAACGATGCGCGACAATACTTGACCTACTTGCTGCTGCAGGAACGGCGTTATCGCGAAACCGCGGTGGTCGGCTCCTTCACCGCGTACGCCGCGCCGGGCACCGAGATCGGCAAGACCTGTGGTCTGTGGGCCCTGTCGGCATTGCAACAGTTATTGGTCGAATCGGGCGACGATATCAATGATGGCCTGGCATCGCAGGTTCGAATCCTGGGATCGTATTTGACGAAAACTTGGCCCGGTGATCCACAGACGGCCCAGGCACAGGGCGTGATGATTCGTATCGCCTTGCGAAAAGACAAGTGGGACGATGCTGAAACGTTGATCAATGAATTGCCCGACGGCCCAGAAAAAGGTGCGATGAAGCGTTTGGCCGGGCAAGTCTTCTTCACCGAAAGTTCCAAACTGCGTCGTGACCAGCAAACGGAAGCCGCCGACGCGATGCGTCAACGATCGATCGGCATGCTGGGTGACGGTCTGGATGCGATCGTCGGAAAGCTGGTCGCCCCCGAGGCGATCGCCGCCTCATTGTCCCTTGCCAAGGCCCAGTTACGATCCGATGCACCGGATGATGCAGTGGAAACACTTCGCCATCCGGTCCACGGTCCGATCACCACAGTCGGCAAGGTCAATCCGCCGACCGAGTCGTTTTTGACGGACGTCTATGCCACCGAATTGAACGCATTGGTCGCTTTGCTGAAGCAAGACGTCGGCAACTTGTCGCGACGACAAGATCTGTTCAAGCAAATCGACGCTGCCATGACAAATCTTCGTCAATCGGCAGACAAATCAGGTGCCAAAGACCGCTTGACCAACACGCTGTTCACGTTGGCACGTGATTTACGCGACGACATCGAATCCGCAGCCCCCAGTCAGCGTGATGGATTCATCACGGCTTTCGAGCTTTTTCTGCAACGCATCGGCGCCACCGCAAACGATCCCGATATCATCCAATGGGTCGCCCAAGAATCGTTAACTCTGGGGGAATCGTTGATGCAACCGGGCGAACAAAAGGCGACCGGCCGGTCATTGAAACTGATCCAAACGGCATCGGATGCCTTGAACAAATTGGCGGAAAAGGAAGCGAAGCCTTCGGCGGCGTTGCGTTTTCAACGCGGACGTGCCAATCGATTGTTGGGAAACTATTCCGCGGCCTTGGACGCGTTCCAGTCGGTGCTGAGCGAAACGCCGCAAATGCTGAACGCACAAGTCGAAGCCGCACTGACGTATGAACAATGGGCTGGCAGCATTCGCCCCGCGCTGGCCGGCAAGGCCTATTCGGCTGCCATGCTGGGCGGACGTCCGGGCGACGATGGCAAAAACACAATCTGGGGCTGGGGCAAGATCAGTTCGGCGACCTCGCGATCACCAAAGTTTCGCGACACTTTTTTTGACGCTCGGTACCACGTTGCCCTTTGCCGCTTCCTGATGGGCAAGGCGACCAACAACAATCGTGTGATTCAACAAGCGATCCGCGATGTCACACAAGTGCACGCGATTTATCCAGACATGGGTGGTCCCGCACAAAAGAAAAAGTTCAATGCCTTGCTCAAACGCATTCAAACCGCGGCGGGTGTCCCGGCGGTCGGTTTAGAAGAAAACAAATGA
- the fabF gene encoding beta-ketoacyl-ACP synthase II produces MPDSKSRRVVVTGLGVVSPIALDVPTFWDQLTAGQSGIHELTTMDTSRYKIHFGGDIPNFDVTEYVEAKEAKRLDRFTQFAVHACGQAVADSGIDFTSMDRSRCGVILGSGIGGLGEIEMQIGRMLTKGPDRVSPFTVPKMMLNAAGGNISITYGLTGPNYAVATACASATNAMGDALRSIRLGETDVVITGGSEAAITGMGLAAFQNMKALSTRNEAPTEASRPFDADRDGFVLGEGAGLLIFEELQHALNRGAKIYGEVLGYGTTSDAGHITAPDPEGTGAAAAMNAAITDTGLPLESIEYINAHGTSTPLGDKAETRAIRRVFGSHADHLVVSSTKSALGHSLGASGGIEAVILCKTLQTSTISPTINLQNPDPECDLDYCANTKRNVDVKIAMSNSFGFGGHNACIVVGKYDDASSAN; encoded by the coding sequence ATGCCCGATTCGAAGTCACGTCGTGTTGTCGTCACCGGTCTCGGTGTTGTTTCGCCAATCGCATTAGACGTTCCGACGTTTTGGGACCAACTGACCGCTGGTCAAAGCGGCATCCATGAACTGACAACCATGGATACGTCGCGATACAAAATCCACTTTGGTGGCGACATTCCGAATTTCGACGTGACCGAATACGTCGAAGCCAAAGAAGCCAAACGGCTGGACCGGTTCACCCAATTTGCCGTCCATGCATGCGGACAAGCGGTCGCCGACAGCGGCATCGATTTCACCAGCATGGATCGCTCACGTTGCGGTGTGATCCTGGGCAGTGGCATCGGCGGCCTGGGCGAAATCGAAATGCAGATCGGCCGCATGCTGACCAAGGGCCCGGATCGCGTCAGCCCCTTCACCGTCCCGAAGATGATGCTGAACGCCGCCGGCGGAAACATTTCCATCACCTACGGACTGACCGGTCCCAATTACGCCGTGGCCACCGCCTGTGCCAGCGCCACCAACGCGATGGGCGATGCACTGCGCAGCATTCGGCTGGGCGAAACAGACGTCGTCATCACGGGCGGCAGCGAAGCAGCGATCACCGGCATGGGACTGGCCGCTTTCCAGAACATGAAGGCGCTTTCAACCCGCAACGAAGCACCGACCGAAGCCAGCCGACCGTTCGACGCCGATCGCGACGGATTCGTCTTGGGCGAAGGTGCGGGCCTGCTGATCTTCGAAGAACTGCAGCACGCACTTAATCGTGGAGCGAAGATTTACGGCGAAGTACTGGGGTACGGCACGACCAGCGACGCCGGCCATATCACCGCTCCGGATCCGGAGGGAACCGGCGCCGCAGCGGCCATGAATGCCGCCATCACCGACACCGGTTTGCCGCTGGAATCGATTGAATACATCAACGCCCACGGAACCAGCACGCCGCTGGGCGATAAAGCCGAAACCCGGGCGATCCGCCGGGTCTTTGGATCGCACGCCGATCACCTGGTCGTCAGCAGTACCAAGAGCGCGCTGGGCCATTCGCTGGGCGCCAGCGGTGGCATCGAAGCGGTCATTTTGTGCAAGACGTTGCAAACGTCCACGATCTCTCCGACGATCAATCTGCAGAACCCGGATCCGGAGTGTGACCTGGACTACTGTGCGAATACGAAACGCAATGTTGATGTCAAAATCGCGATGAGCAACAGTTTCGGATTCGGCGGCCACAACGCCTGCATCGTCGTGGGCAAATACGACGACGCTTCATCCGCGAACTGA
- a CDS encoding ExbD/TolR family protein produces the protein MRLKRKPVDLAEGDLTPMIDMTFQLIAFFMVLINFAQTESNDNVVLPNSQLVKPPDAPLEFPIILHVAKDGQIFLGGDDYTTETLRIGLNRELSVIKAEGKSPADANVIIRAHKDTATGKVQEIIQVAQEQQLENFQLRAKEDRS, from the coding sequence ATGCGTCTGAAGCGAAAGCCTGTCGATCTAGCCGAAGGCGATCTGACGCCGATGATCGACATGACGTTCCAGTTGATCGCGTTCTTTATGGTGCTGATCAATTTCGCCCAAACGGAATCGAACGACAACGTCGTGTTGCCCAACAGCCAGTTGGTCAAACCGCCGGATGCGCCGTTGGAATTCCCAATCATCCTGCACGTCGCCAAAGACGGTCAGATTTTTTTGGGCGGAGACGATTACACCACTGAAACGTTGCGAATCGGTTTGAATCGCGAGTTGTCCGTGATCAAAGCCGAAGGCAAATCACCGGCCGACGCCAATGTGATCATTCGCGCACATAAAGACACCGCAACGGGTAAAGTCCAGGAAATCATCCAAGTGGCCCAAGAACAACAATTGGAAAACTTTCAGCTACGTGCCAAGGAGGATCGATCATGA
- a CDS encoding phosphoribosylaminoimidazolesuccinocarboxamide synthase, with product MNPQSENPSAQNPANSSDLYQFDGNGALLSTALPLPRRSGKVRDVYDLGSGLLIVSTDRISAFDYILPNGIPGKGELLTRMSGFWFESLDIPHHLVSLDVPDDLANKFDVTPLAGRIMVTAKADVVPFECVVRGYLEGSGWREYQAGGSVCGVELPAGLRQCDRLPRPIFTPATKADEGHDENVSFDVMAAALGAERANHLRDLSLQVFDRASRIAQDKGIIIADTKFEFGVVDDDRVILIDEVLTPDSSRFWSADIYQPGHSQPSFDKQFVREYLSQCGWDKNSPPPVLPAEIVEKTAEKYAEAYRRLAS from the coding sequence ATGAATCCCCAATCCGAAAACCCGTCCGCCCAGAATCCCGCAAACTCTTCGGATCTTTATCAGTTCGATGGCAATGGGGCGCTTCTGTCAACGGCTTTGCCGCTCCCCCGCCGCAGCGGTAAGGTTCGCGATGTGTACGATCTGGGCAGCGGTCTGTTGATCGTCAGTACCGATCGAATCAGCGCGTTTGACTACATTCTGCCCAACGGCATTCCAGGTAAAGGTGAACTGCTGACCCGGATGAGCGGGTTTTGGTTCGAATCGTTGGACATCCCCCACCACCTGGTCTCATTGGACGTTCCGGACGACCTGGCGAACAAGTTTGATGTGACGCCTCTGGCCGGGCGAATCATGGTGACCGCCAAAGCCGACGTCGTGCCCTTTGAATGCGTCGTTCGTGGATACCTGGAGGGCAGCGGGTGGCGCGAATACCAGGCCGGCGGTTCGGTCTGCGGCGTCGAATTGCCGGCGGGGCTTCGGCAATGTGATCGATTGCCACGGCCGATTTTTACTCCGGCAACCAAAGCCGACGAAGGCCACGACGAAAACGTGTCGTTTGACGTCATGGCGGCCGCACTGGGGGCCGAGCGTGCAAACCATCTTCGCGACCTTAGTCTGCAGGTCTTCGACCGCGCCAGCCGAATCGCGCAAGACAAAGGGATCATCATTGCCGACACCAAGTTCGAATTCGGTGTCGTCGATGACGATCGGGTCATCCTGATCGACGAAGTGCTGACACCCGACAGTTCGCGGTTCTGGTCGGCCGATATTTATCAGCCCGGCCATTCGCAACCGTCGTTTGATAAGCAATTCGTTCGTGAATACTTGTCGCAATGCGGTTGGGACAAAAACAGTCCGCCGCCGGTGCTGCCTGCGGAAATTGTCGAAAAGACAGCCGAGAAGTATGCCGAAGCGTATCGTCGACTGGCATCGTAA
- a CDS encoding tetratricopeptide repeat protein encodes MDQRTHRGSNRSFRLAMLTSLAIACLWCTSASAQSDRVYLNNGDVMSGRLEKVVRQGISFKAGGKTENIPAGDIQKVLLQGDPPGLVKGRQFALEGQYEEALEELKSVDPNDVPRQVIGTEVQFYRLLCQAKLALSGRGDRKSVVAGLRAFAGENSNSWHFYQTAEMLGELALALGDNDRAIAYFKSLASAPTKNTKVRSKFLTGVAKLAKGDTEAAADDLQQVAGIEADSVALAKTKTLGRIKLAECYARSGRNDEAIKLADAVLEDLDPLDLELASKVYNSRGMIFEATGDFEGAVLAFLHTELLFNSVPQSHAESLSHLAQLWAKVGKPERGAKARQELGQRYPGYDQ; translated from the coding sequence ATGGACCAACGAACCCACCGTGGATCGAATCGATCGTTCCGGCTGGCCATGCTTACATCGCTGGCCATCGCGTGTCTTTGGTGCACCTCGGCCAGCGCGCAATCGGATCGTGTTTATCTGAACAACGGCGATGTGATGAGCGGCCGTTTGGAGAAAGTGGTTCGTCAGGGAATTTCGTTCAAGGCGGGCGGCAAGACCGAGAACATTCCCGCTGGTGATATCCAAAAGGTGCTGCTGCAGGGCGACCCACCCGGCTTGGTCAAAGGTCGCCAGTTCGCACTGGAAGGCCAGTACGAAGAAGCCCTGGAAGAACTGAAATCGGTCGATCCCAACGACGTGCCACGCCAGGTGATCGGGACCGAGGTACAGTTTTATCGCCTATTGTGCCAAGCCAAGTTGGCGTTGTCCGGACGCGGCGATCGCAAATCGGTGGTCGCTGGACTGCGAGCCTTCGCTGGCGAAAATTCCAACAGCTGGCATTTTTATCAGACTGCCGAAATGCTGGGCGAACTCGCGCTGGCCCTTGGTGACAATGATCGAGCCATCGCCTATTTCAAATCGCTGGCTTCCGCCCCGACAAAGAACACCAAAGTCCGTTCGAAATTCCTGACGGGGGTGGCAAAACTGGCCAAAGGCGATACCGAGGCCGCCGCGGATGACCTGCAACAAGTCGCCGGAATCGAAGCGGACAGCGTCGCCTTGGCAAAAACCAAAACGCTGGGCCGCATCAAGCTGGCCGAATGTTACGCCAGATCCGGACGCAACGACGAAGCAATCAAATTGGCCGATGCGGTGCTGGAAGACTTGGACCCACTGGACCTGGAATTGGCATCCAAGGTCTACAACAGTCGCGGCATGATCTTCGAAGCAACCGGTGATTTCGAAGGCGCCGTCCTGGCATTCCTGCATACCGAATTGCTGTTTAATAGCGTTCCCCAATCCCATGCCGAGTCACTGTCGCATTTGGCACAGCTTTGGGCGAAAGTCGGAAAACCGGAACGTGGCGCAAAGGCAAGACAAGAATTGGGCCAGCGCTATCCGGGATATGACCAATGA
- a CDS encoding anthranilate synthase component II, whose product MLLVLDNYDSFVHNLARYFRILGHQTSVVRSDQITPDECRRLQPHAIVLSPGPHDPADAGCSVDVIRLLGTSIPILGICLGHQAIGAAFGASIIRCGPVHGSDSPIRHHGDRLFAGCPTPMRVGRYHSLAVDPDTIPRELTITARTDDGIVMGISHRTHPVHGLQFHPESVLTPEGDRTLKNFLNLADRFHQSPASADSVAVVANHDTVAKP is encoded by the coding sequence ATGCTTTTGGTGTTGGACAACTACGATTCCTTTGTCCATAACCTGGCGCGGTACTTTCGAATCCTGGGCCACCAAACATCGGTCGTCCGTAGCGATCAAATCACCCCGGATGAGTGCCGACGGTTGCAACCGCACGCAATCGTCCTTTCGCCTGGCCCCCATGATCCCGCCGATGCGGGTTGCAGCGTTGACGTCATCCGGCTTTTGGGTACATCCATTCCGATCCTGGGAATTTGCTTGGGACATCAAGCCATCGGTGCTGCGTTCGGCGCGTCGATCATCCGTTGTGGACCGGTGCACGGATCGGACAGCCCGATCCGACACCACGGCGACCGATTGTTCGCGGGCTGCCCCACCCCGATGCGAGTCGGCCGTTACCATTCACTGGCAGTGGATCCGGATACCATTCCCCGCGAATTGACCATCACCGCGCGCACCGACGACGGCATCGTGATGGGAATCTCGCACCGCACGCACCCCGTTCATGGGTTGCAGTTTCATCCGGAATCCGTGTTGACCCCGGAAGGCGATCGCACGCTGAAAAACTTTCTGAACCTTGCCGATCGGTTTCATCAATCGCCGGCGTCTGCCGATTCGGTGGCGGTGGTCGCAAACCACGATACGGTGGCGAAGCCATGA
- a CDS encoding DUF447 domain-containing protein, whose amino-acid sequence MILESLVTTIDQNGHLNLAPMGPVVDGPQLRRFVLRPYQGSTTCANLLETGRATIHVCDDVSLFAKTAIGSIDADALVVPVTTADGEGFWRLKRCHRWFAVAVTDISGGDPKYEMQTRMVASGIQDPFFGFNRAKHAVIEACILATRIHLLDAQDIRDQMKTFAVAVTKTGGKIEQQAFAAIADFIDQRMES is encoded by the coding sequence ATGATTCTGGAATCATTGGTCACCACGATTGATCAAAACGGTCATCTCAATTTGGCTCCAATGGGTCCGGTCGTGGACGGTCCACAACTGAGGCGTTTTGTGCTGCGTCCATACCAGGGTTCGACCACTTGCGCAAACTTGTTGGAAACCGGTCGCGCCACGATTCATGTCTGCGACGACGTCAGCCTGTTCGCCAAGACCGCGATTGGTTCGATTGATGCGGACGCATTGGTCGTTCCGGTGACCACCGCTGATGGAGAGGGCTTTTGGCGTCTGAAGCGTTGCCATCGTTGGTTTGCCGTGGCTGTTACCGACATCTCCGGCGGCGATCCAAAGTATGAAATGCAAACACGGATGGTTGCGTCGGGGATCCAGGATCCGTTCTTCGGATTCAATCGTGCAAAGCATGCGGTGATCGAAGCCTGCATCTTGGCGACCCGTATTCATCTTCTGGACGCCCAAGACATTCGTGACCAAATGAAAACATTCGCTGTTGCGGTGACAAAGACCGGCGGAAAGATTGAACAGCAGGCCTTTGCCGCCATCGCCGACTTCATCGACCAGCGGATGGAATCATGA
- a CDS encoding ExbD/TolR family protein: MRIRGERGAEKNQLNMTSMIDVVFLLLIFFVMTFKIVEMEGDFSVRMPLASDAAAVTDPTDLPLKLRMTADANGNLSSMLLNDSSLGNDPAAFDRLRASIVDIVGTTAPIEGDEGPEIEIDADYSLRYENVIRAFTAVSGYKDGNQIVKLIEKVKFAKPRM; the protein is encoded by the coding sequence ATGAGAATCCGAGGCGAACGCGGCGCGGAAAAAAACCAGCTGAACATGACCAGCATGATCGATGTCGTGTTCCTGTTGCTGATTTTCTTTGTGATGACTTTCAAGATCGTCGAAATGGAAGGCGACTTTAGCGTCCGCATGCCGCTGGCCAGCGATGCCGCCGCCGTCACCGACCCGACCGATTTGCCACTGAAATTGCGAATGACCGCAGATGCCAATGGCAATTTGTCCTCCATGCTGTTGAACGATTCTTCCCTGGGCAATGACCCGGCAGCGTTTGACCGGTTGCGTGCCAGCATCGTTGACATTGTGGGCACCACGGCGCCCATCGAAGGCGACGAGGGCCCGGAAATTGAAATCGATGCGGACTATTCGCTGCGATATGAAAACGTCATTCGCGCGTTCACGGCGGTCAGCGGGTACAAAGACGGCAACCAAATTGTCAAACTGATCGAAAAGGTTAAATTCGCAAAGCCGCGAATGTAG